The proteins below are encoded in one region of Rhododendron vialii isolate Sample 1 chromosome 7a, ASM3025357v1:
- the LOC131333454 gene encoding uncharacterized protein LOC131333454 produces the protein MELPADARSHAPKRKRPANDDDEFLPPPPPPTARYDNGVDLSLLEALEKSQASTAIDLLDLKTLKKLVLSFERRLKDNIEARLKYPSQPEKFADSEIDLHEEIQKLKILAGGPELYPDLVQLNTVPSLLGLLTHDNTDISNDVVSLLQDLTDEDVLEDNDEPALVLVDALVENNVLELLVQNLLRLNETDPDEVAAVYGTLATIENLIEVKPAVAELVCEKTKLMRWLLGKIKVREFDGSKQYASEILAILLQNSSANQKRLGQINGVDVVLQAVAMYKSRDPKTPDEEEMVENLFDCLCCLLMPLENKERFVNAEGVELMIIVMNQKKSCYGSAIRALDFAMTNYPPACERFVDVMGLKTAFPAFMGKIPMNKNMKKRFKEEFEERLVSLIASLFGGILRGSRKERLLSKFVENECEKIDRLMELYMRYSNRVKAETERMDQLELDELELDEEEKYNRRLESGLYTLQLIAVILGHLWTSEHPKMRTRIELLLKQNKLTKKDVKNILQEYHDNIGDLDGPEEKERAQTRIQKFISAF, from the exons atgGAACTCCCGGCCGACGCTCGAAGCCACGCCCCCAAACGCAAGCGCCCCGCCAACGACGACGACGAAttccttccaccaccaccaccgccaacCGCCCGCTACGACAACGGCGTCGACCTCTCCCTCCTCGAAGCCCTCGAGAAATCCCAAGCCTCCACCGCCATCGACCTCCTCGatctcaaaaccctaaaaaagcTCGTCCTCTCCTTCGAGCGCCGCCTCAAGGACAACATCGAGGCCCGCCTCAAATACCCTTCCCAGCCCGAGAAGTTCGCCGACTCTGAAATCGACCTCCACGAGGAAATCCAAAAGCTCAAGATCCTCGCGGGCGGGCCGGAGCTCTACCCGGACCTGGTCCAACTCAACACAGTCCCCTCCCTCCTCGGCCTCCTGACCCACGACAACACCGACATCTCCAACGACGTCGTGTCGTTGCTCCAGGACCTAACCGACGAGGACGTGTTGGAGGATAACGACGAGCCAGCCCTTGTTTTAGTCGACGCGCTGGTCGAGAATAATGTGCTCGAGTTGTTGGTGCAGAATTTGCTTAGGTTAAACGAGACGGATCCGGACGAGGTGGCGGCGGTGTATGGGACGCTGGCGACGATCGAGAATTTGATCGAGGTGAAGCCCGCGGTGGCGGAGCTGGTGTGCGAGAAGACGAAGCTGATGAGGTGGTTGCTGGGGAAGATCAAGGTGAGGGAGTTTGATGGGAGTAAGCAGTACGCGTCGGAGATTCTGGCGATTTTGTTGCAGAATAGTAGCGCGAACCAGAAGAG GTTGGGGCAGATAAATGGAGTGGATGTGGTGTTGCAGGCGGTGGCGATGTACAAGTCGCGCGACCCAAAAACGCCAGACGAGGAGGAGATGGTGGAGAACTTGTTTGATTGCTTGTGTTGCTTGTTAATGCCGTTGGAGAACAAGGAGAGATTTGTGAATGCCGAAGGGGTGGAACTGATGATCATTGTTATGAATCAGAAGAAATCGTGTTATGGGTCGGCGATAAGGGCGCTTGATTTCGCAATGACCAATTATCCACCGGCTTGCGAACGGTTTGTGGATGTGATGGGGTTGAAGACTGCTTTTCCTGCTTTCATGGGTAAG ATTCCCATGAACAAGAATATGAAGAAACGCTTCAAAGAGGAGTTCGAAGAGCGCCTTGTATCCCTAATTGCATCATTATTTG GTGGAATTTTGAGGGGTTCCAGAAAGGAACGGTTGTTGAGTAAGTTTGTGGAAAATGAGTGTGAAAAGATAGACCGGCTTATGGAGCTCTATATGAG ATATTCTAATAGAGTGAAAGCAGAGACTGAGCGGATGGACCAGCTTGAACTTGATGAATTAGAG TTGGACGAAGAGGAAAAATACAATCGAAGGCTGGAATCTGGACTTTACACTCTTCAG TTAATTGCTGTCATTTTGGGTCATCTTTGGACATCTGA GCACCCAAAAATGAGAACAAGAATCGAACTACTACTGAAGCAGAATAAACTCACCAAGAAAGATGTCAAGAACATACTTCAG GAATATCACGACAACATTGGTGATCTGGATGGGCCGGAAGAAAAGGAGAGGGCACAGACAAGGATCCAAAAATTCATCTCAGCGTTTTGA